From one Thermodesulfobacteriota bacterium genomic stretch:
- a CDS encoding methyltransferase: MPGRPSPCPADRLDAEGISADRLFGGQLICRQPRRGYRFSVDAVLLAHFCQPRRRDRILDLGAGCGVVSLILARRWPEVQLLALELQPELADLAAANAAANGFALRLAVRCGDLAAIRQLVPAGAFDLVVTNPPYRRLGSGRRNPVPGQETARHETEASLAAVLTAGRHALRTRGRLALIYPAERLAGLLAGLVAQRLAPKRLRTVHSHPGGEGRLVLVEAVKEGGEGLRVLPPLVIRDRPGGAYSPEVAACYASGPGLSLPDPRPSS, translated from the coding sequence ATGCCAGGGAGACCATCACCCTGCCCGGCTGATCGCCTGGATGCCGAAGGGATCAGCGCCGACAGACTGTTCGGCGGCCAGCTGATCTGCCGCCAGCCCCGGCGCGGCTACCGCTTCTCCGTGGACGCCGTGCTGCTGGCCCACTTCTGCCAGCCCCGCCGGCGGGACCGGATCCTGGATCTGGGGGCCGGCTGCGGGGTCGTCTCCCTGATCCTGGCCCGGCGCTGGCCAGAGGTACAGCTCCTGGCCCTGGAGCTGCAGCCGGAGCTGGCTGATCTTGCCGCCGCCAACGCGGCCGCCAACGGCTTTGCCTTGCGGCTGGCGGTCCGGTGCGGCGACCTCGCCGCCATCCGCCAGTTGGTCCCCGCCGGCGCCTTCGACCTGGTGGTCACCAACCCCCCCTACCGCCGCCTGGGCAGCGGCCGCCGCAACCCGGTCCCCGGCCAGGAGACCGCCCGCCACGAGACCGAAGCCTCCCTGGCCGCGGTGTTGACCGCCGGCCGCCATGCCCTGCGCACCCGTGGCCGGCTGGCCCTCATCTACCCCGCCGAGCGCCTGGCCGGGCTCCTGGCTGGCCTGGTCGCCCAGCGCCTGGCCCCGAAGCGGCTCCGCACGGTGCACAGCCATCCCGGCGGTGAGGGCCGGCTGGTTCTGGTGGAGGCGGTGAAGGAGGGTGGCGAAGGGCTGCGGGTGCTGCCGCCGCTGGTCATCCGTGACAGGCCGGGTGGGGCCTACTCGCCGGAGGTGGCGGCCTGCTACGCTTCC